The Papaver somniferum cultivar HN1 chromosome 3, ASM357369v1, whole genome shotgun sequence genome includes a region encoding these proteins:
- the LOC113360685 gene encoding histone deacetylase HDT1-like has protein sequence MAASISSDYDSDYSSISSEEDSKIFVAKSRANADHAKEIINRMSLDEMKAARGEILKRKERDEIIADYREKRRRNQQKILKAEEKLRSRPDGVASKTQMLQMPRKNSNSDLVEEEEFPSSDSDSEKESDEDSTEDDDDADDDESDDYSCLRIFLKLSI, from the exons ATGGCGGCTTCCATCAGCAGCGATTATGATTCTGATTATTCCTCTATCTCTTCTGAAGAGGATTCCAAGATTTTTGTGGCCAAGTCACGTGCCAATGCGGATCATGCTAAGGAGATAATAAACCGGATGTCCCTCGATGAGATGAAAGCGGCTCGTGGTGAAATCTTGAAGAGAAAAGAGAGGGATGAGATAATAGCTGATTATCGAGAGAAGAGACGTAGAAATCAGCAAAAAATACTAAAAGCTGAGGAGAAACTTcgatctcgtcctgatggtgtagCTTCAAAAACTCAGATGCTTCAGATGCCGAGGAAGAATTC AAATAGTGATCTcgtcgaagaagaagaattccCTAGCTCGGACAGTGATTCTGAAAAAGAGTCTGATGAGGATTCAacagaggatgatgatgatgctgatgacGATGAATCCGATGATTATTCTTGCTTGCGAATATTTCTGAAATTATCTATTTGA